A genome region from Cerasicoccus sp. TK19100 includes the following:
- a CDS encoding right-handed parallel beta-helix repeat-containing protein has translation MKRSPLPLLGLLLALSTNTFAANYYIDYTGGSDTADGTSPQSAWKHSPGDKNATGNPKAAELKPGDIVTFKGGVQYQGEIYFRDLKGAEGQPIVFDGNSAGNYGEGPAILDGATMITGWKKVTSADQVDGNPKWRDIMFADVDMDLTSNFTQDKFILHRDGNPARQAPWQRLFLIDGEKRVLPIAQMPKPSDEFFPDMPHDFYSSPIALSDSYPHKIYYPEGSKGNRSLPIIGITNNGAAPVIEPFNGGEVALDLAQPETIAEIGVKLHRPKSNEPPESVAFYADGKEVYVAKIDPEKSDMQRFKLDKNITANQITFQLRAPGTDKKWTKLEQLAAYSPQGVNIVEHDVTSVIEDPERLTQKDADWYNGMFVGVHGGNNHVYFAPARRFDPDSHRLYVPHFTSTTYKTTQYAFFNSPKFISLPGEWALEPADGGKTRIFLLPETLENGQPINIGYPVLTTALSINSASEHIEVRGFLMQRYAGGKGGVAVNGSGDARPSHIRIADCEVRFMSGQSGISLNHSDNVTVENCYVHHCPGWTVGIYVNRITGYKLLNTRVDYNSGSGIRHYEAKQGVLKNNVVLNHYGMHSSGLNFYEGCRDILFEGNYVQNVIPINRSAERITFRNNVVDSQHRNAISVAMWQSGKVGGTHIKDITFENNTFINSDTEANWYTAIFVQSGASRPEGLVARNNVLSRLRAPFPGVVEGNVYLHETDTNVAGTDSMVVSDPAELFIDPANGDYRRKPGGPMMNAGANVPAPPAKWSRK, from the coding sequence ATGAAACGTTCCCCACTCCCCTTGTTGGGCCTATTGCTGGCCCTATCGACTAACACGTTTGCCGCGAATTATTACATCGACTACACCGGCGGCTCCGACACGGCAGACGGCACATCTCCGCAGTCTGCCTGGAAGCACAGCCCCGGCGATAAGAACGCCACCGGCAACCCCAAGGCCGCCGAGCTAAAGCCTGGCGACATCGTTACCTTCAAAGGTGGCGTGCAATACCAGGGCGAAATTTACTTCCGCGACCTAAAAGGTGCCGAGGGGCAGCCCATCGTGTTCGACGGCAACTCCGCGGGCAACTACGGCGAGGGCCCGGCCATCCTCGACGGTGCCACCATGATTACCGGCTGGAAGAAGGTCACGTCCGCGGATCAGGTCGACGGCAACCCGAAGTGGCGGGATATCATGTTTGCCGATGTGGACATGGACCTGACCAGCAACTTCACGCAGGACAAATTCATCCTGCACCGCGACGGAAACCCCGCTCGCCAGGCCCCCTGGCAGCGCCTCTTCCTGATCGATGGCGAAAAGCGCGTGCTGCCTATCGCCCAAATGCCGAAGCCCAGCGACGAGTTTTTCCCCGATATGCCACACGATTTCTACTCGTCGCCCATCGCACTCAGCGACAGTTATCCGCATAAGATTTACTACCCCGAGGGTTCCAAGGGCAACCGCAGCCTCCCCATCATCGGCATTACCAATAACGGGGCCGCGCCGGTTATCGAGCCATTCAACGGCGGCGAGGTCGCACTGGATTTGGCTCAGCCGGAAACCATTGCCGAGATCGGCGTAAAGCTCCACCGCCCGAAGTCCAATGAACCACCCGAATCGGTCGCCTTCTATGCCGACGGTAAGGAAGTTTATGTGGCCAAGATCGATCCGGAAAAGTCCGACATGCAGCGCTTCAAGCTGGATAAAAACATCACCGCCAACCAGATCACTTTCCAACTGCGCGCCCCCGGCACAGACAAAAAGTGGACCAAGCTAGAGCAACTCGCGGCCTACTCTCCCCAGGGCGTCAATATAGTCGAGCACGACGTGACCTCCGTCATTGAGGACCCCGAGCGCCTCACGCAGAAGGATGCCGATTGGTATAACGGGATGTTCGTCGGTGTGCATGGCGGCAATAACCACGTTTACTTCGCACCCGCGCGGCGTTTCGATCCGGACTCGCACCGCCTCTACGTGCCTCACTTTACCTCGACGACCTACAAGACCACGCAATACGCCTTCTTCAATTCGCCCAAGTTTATCAGCCTGCCGGGTGAGTGGGCCCTGGAGCCGGCCGATGGCGGCAAGACCCGTATTTTCCTGCTGCCAGAAACCCTCGAAAATGGCCAGCCGATCAATATCGGCTACCCCGTTCTGACCACTGCTTTGTCCATTAACAGCGCCTCCGAGCACATCGAAGTGCGCGGCTTTCTCATGCAGCGCTATGCCGGCGGCAAGGGCGGTGTGGCCGTTAATGGCAGCGGCGACGCACGCCCAAGCCACATCCGCATCGCCGACTGCGAGGTGCGCTTCATGAGCGGCCAGTCCGGCATCAGCCTCAACCACAGTGACAACGTGACGGTTGAAAACTGCTACGTGCACCACTGCCCGGGCTGGACGGTTGGCATTTATGTGAACCGCATTACGGGCTATAAGCTGCTCAACACCCGCGTAGACTACAACTCCGGCTCCGGCATCCGCCACTACGAAGCCAAGCAAGGCGTGCTCAAGAACAACGTGGTGCTCAACCACTACGGCATGCACTCCTCCGGCCTCAACTTCTACGAGGGCTGCCGGGACATTCTCTTCGAAGGCAACTACGTGCAGAACGTAATCCCGATCAACCGCAGCGCCGAACGCATCACCTTCCGCAATAACGTGGTCGACAGCCAGCATCGCAACGCCATTAGCGTCGCCATGTGGCAATCAGGCAAAGTTGGCGGAACACACATCAAGGACATCACTTTCGAAAACAATACGTTCATCAACTCTGACACCGAAGCCAACTGGTATACCGCTATCTTCGTTCAGAGTGGCGCTAGTCGGCCAGAGGGTCTCGTGGCCCGCAACAACGTGCTTTCGCGCCTTCGTGCACCATTTCCTGGCGTTGTGGAGGGCAACGTCTACCTGCACGAGACCGACACCAACGTCGCGGGCACGG